The Paenibacillus sophorae genome has a segment encoding these proteins:
- a CDS encoding stalk domain-containing protein: MRKICVKVLHAALAALIVLAGMLPEGAARAAAGSTLMLTLKVGSKEAKANGQALAIAAPFLENGSVMVPLGVFKKAFNSGVMLGSGEVVKVTYGPHTGAMTIGSNSAWKDGQKVKLAAPPRMVNGVLMAPLRFVAGVIGAKVSAGSGGSIVVTVPAAEPGDGSLPENGIDSEAGKTKVGNSYYEWSLNYPAGLIIGNSGGEESVSTFMSADNAYYLEVHVSPQEAATDADELLEQLVRGAEESGEIVLDREAVPQAPTPYARIISKDSSGAMWEGRQYYANGRLYELYLTDDHAVNYKDFAKYAGLLGSFRPSFDNKNRSIRDLSTVRNGLRTAGSDDYGISLQIPAGWTADNRHLAYESKYGSYLKLNITSAKAASSLDSWVEELRLKDADSFVQGAYSEQGSTAVEVSGVPARVREVRYNYGSGWITEYQVLLLRSGYRCYAEYAVPDGQDEDKTKFKDVLASLKIDFDTIKENFGRLEQNDYPTLKNKTATKISKTYGYTIHMPRLWTPSEGAFEMQNVEYRSTGGRFQIALLPGGSFDYTVNQLKEYYRNAAGDPKGPFVESTRDTIFAGVPAVEMTVRQNKNGIPSHIRAIVFSHADVVFTLTATLGDANATEAQQEVLERTLQSFRFTDKGN; encoded by the coding sequence TCCTGCATGCCGCGCTGGCCGCGCTGATCGTACTGGCGGGCATGCTGCCGGAAGGCGCTGCGAGGGCCGCGGCGGGCAGCACTCTTATGCTGACCCTGAAGGTGGGAAGCAAGGAAGCGAAAGCGAATGGACAGGCTCTTGCCATCGCCGCGCCCTTTTTGGAGAATGGGAGTGTCATGGTTCCGCTCGGAGTGTTCAAAAAAGCGTTCAACAGCGGGGTCATGCTCGGAAGCGGCGAGGTTGTTAAAGTAACCTATGGCCCTCATACAGGCGCAATGACAATCGGCAGCAATTCCGCCTGGAAGGATGGTCAGAAAGTGAAACTGGCTGCTCCCCCGCGAATGGTAAACGGGGTGCTTATGGCACCGCTGCGCTTTGTAGCCGGAGTCATCGGGGCGAAAGTTTCAGCCGGCAGCGGCGGGAGCATCGTGGTAACGGTGCCTGCCGCGGAACCGGGGGATGGAAGCCTGCCTGAGAACGGCATCGACAGCGAGGCAGGCAAGACAAAGGTCGGCAACAGCTACTACGAGTGGAGCCTGAACTATCCGGCCGGTCTCATTATCGGCAACAGTGGCGGAGAAGAGAGCGTGTCCACCTTCATGAGCGCGGATAACGCCTACTATCTGGAGGTGCATGTGTCTCCTCAGGAAGCCGCCACGGACGCAGACGAACTGCTGGAGCAGCTGGTGCGCGGCGCTGAAGAGAGCGGCGAAATCGTGCTGGACCGGGAAGCTGTTCCGCAGGCGCCCACCCCATATGCGCGCATTATCAGCAAAGATTCTTCCGGGGCCATGTGGGAGGGGCGGCAGTATTATGCGAATGGGCGATTGTATGAGCTGTATTTAACGGATGACCATGCGGTGAATTATAAAGATTTTGCCAAGTACGCCGGGCTGCTTGGATCATTTCGTCCTTCCTTTGATAACAAGAACCGCTCAATTCGGGATCTGTCGACCGTTCGGAACGGTCTGCGGACAGCAGGAAGCGATGATTACGGCATTTCTCTGCAGATACCCGCTGGATGGACCGCAGACAACCGGCATCTCGCCTATGAGAGCAAATACGGGAGCTATTTGAAGCTGAACATCACCTCGGCAAAGGCGGCTTCGTCCCTGGATAGCTGGGTAGAGGAGCTGAGATTGAAAGATGCGGATTCTTTTGTGCAGGGGGCTTACAGTGAGCAGGGCAGTACGGCAGTGGAGGTTTCCGGTGTCCCGGCGCGGGTCCGGGAAGTCCGGTACAATTACGGCAGCGGATGGATCACGGAGTATCAGGTGCTGCTGCTGAGGAGCGGTTACCGCTGCTATGCGGAATATGCCGTTCCTGATGGGCAAGACGAGGATAAGACGAAATTTAAGGATGTGTTGGCTTCGCTGAAGATTGATTTTGACACGATAAAAGAGAACTTCGGCAGGCTGGAGCAGAATGACTATCCGACGTTGAAAAATAAAACCGCCACCAAAATATCCAAAACCTACGGCTACACCATCCATATGCCGCGGCTGTGGACGCCTTCCGAAGGGGCATTCGAAATGCAGAACGTCGAGTACCGTTCCACCGGCGGACGGTTCCAGATCGCTTTGCTTCCGGGAGGTTCTTTTGACTATACGGTAAACCAGCTTAAAGAGTATTACCGGAATGCGGCCGGCGATCCAAAGGGACCATTCGTCGAAAGCACGCGGGATACGATATTCGCCGGAGTGCCGGCTGTGGAAATGACCGTGCGGCAAAATAAAAACGGCATCCCCTCCCACATCCGGGCCATCGTCTTCAGCCATGCTGATGTTGTCTTTACCCTTACCGCTACGTTGGGTGACGCGAACGCAACAGAAGCGCAGCAGGAGGTCCTGGAACGGACGCTCCAGTCGTTCCGGTTTACGGATAAGGGGAATTAG
- the rfbC gene encoding dTDP-4-dehydrorhamnose 3,5-epimerase: MKFTQTNLEGVQIVEPAVFGDHRGWFMETYSQAKFLEQGIDLNFVQDNQSYSAVKGTLRGLHYQLNPKAQTKLVRCTRGSIFDVAVDIRKGSPSYGKWFGIELSADNKKQLLIPKGFAHGFMTLTEDVEVQYKCDELYAPECDGGILWNDPDIGVEWPIDVVPVLSAKDEKAPLLKDANLNFVYNA; encoded by the coding sequence ATGAAATTTACACAAACGAATCTGGAAGGCGTTCAGATTGTCGAACCCGCCGTATTCGGCGACCATCGCGGATGGTTCATGGAAACCTACAGCCAGGCAAAATTTCTGGAGCAGGGGATCGACCTGAACTTTGTACAGGATAATCAGTCTTACTCGGCGGTTAAAGGGACGCTGCGCGGGCTCCACTATCAGTTGAACCCTAAAGCTCAGACGAAACTCGTCCGCTGTACGCGCGGCAGCATCTTTGATGTAGCCGTCGATATCCGCAAGGGAAGCCCCAGCTACGGCAAATGGTTCGGAATCGAGCTGAGCGCGGACAACAAGAAGCAGCTGCTTATCCCTAAAGGCTTCGCCCACGGCTTCATGACGCTTACCGAGGACGTCGAGGTCCAGTATAAATGCGACGAATTATACGCGCCGGAATGCGACGGAGGCATCCTGTGGAATGACCCGGATATCGGTGTGGAGTGGCCTATCGATGTGGTGCCGGTGCTGTCGGCCAAAGACGAGAAGGCGCCGCTGCTAAAAGACGCGAATCTCAATTTCGTTTACAACGCATAA